Proteins from a single region of bacterium:
- a CDS encoding glycoside hydrolase family 130 protein, whose amino-acid sequence MLYPKKQIVKRYEKNPIITADDMPFECSGVYNSGACKFNDKYLMMLRVESIDITDYFWVATSDDGYNFTIWDAPVPMPDDDEFNEYASGMIYDPRVVEIEGTFYLTFACHSNHGVRIGLMSTKDFKQYQWHGCISETDNRNAALFPERIKGDYVRLDRPITPGDHGDIWISYSPDLIHWGRSKCIAKTGGGWAWKKIGAGAPPIRTKQGWLEIFHGVHVMASGYVYHLGVMLLDLDDPSKVIARGKAPILSPKMPYERVGLTMNVVFTSGAIPESNGTVKIYYGGADTVQCVATANLDDLIDACFNR is encoded by the coding sequence AACGATATGAGAAAAATCCGATAATTACCGCTGACGATATGCCATTTGAATGCTCCGGAGTATATAATTCCGGTGCCTGCAAGTTTAATGATAAATATCTAATGATGCTACGGGTTGAAAGTATCGATATCACCGATTATTTCTGGGTTGCGACTAGTGATGACGGATATAATTTTACCATCTGGGACGCGCCGGTTCCGATGCCGGATGATGATGAGTTTAACGAATATGCTAGCGGAATGATTTATGACCCGCGCGTTGTTGAAATAGAAGGAACATTTTATCTAACCTTCGCTTGCCATAGTAACCATGGTGTCCGGATTGGATTGATGAGCACGAAAGATTTTAAACAATATCAATGGCATGGTTGCATTTCCGAAACTGATAATCGCAATGCGGCATTGTTCCCCGAACGAATCAAGGGAGATTATGTTCGGCTTGACCGACCGATAACCCCTGGCGACCATGGTGATATCTGGATTTCATACTCGCCGGATTTAATTCATTGGGGTCGGTCGAAATGTATTGCGAAAACCGGTGGTGGCTGGGCTTGGAAAAAAATCGGAGCGGGTGCGCCACCGATTCGAACGAAACAAGGCTGGTTAGAAATATTCCACGGTGTCCATGTTATGGCAAGTGGGTATGTTTATCATCTCGGGGTTATGCTCTTAGATTTAGATGACCCGAGTAAAGTTATCGCTCGCGGGAAAGCGCCGATATTATCTCCGAAAATGCCGTATGAACGTGTCGGATTAACCATGAACGTTGTGTTCACCAGCGGTGCAATTCCGGAATCGAATGGGACAGTGAAAATCTATTACGGCGGTGCGGATACGGTACAATGTGTAGCGACGGCGAACCTAGACGATTTGATTGATGCCTGTTTCAATCGGTAA